In the Mytilus trossulus isolate FHL-02 chromosome 1, PNRI_Mtr1.1.1.hap1, whole genome shotgun sequence genome, one interval contains:
- the LOC134684035 gene encoding beta-1,3-galactosyltransferase brn-like isoform X1, with protein sequence MLLIANRKLRRQQKMTCKLCKFQMFLFCMLWICYVNMLFQMKHLTKHKHLKNLSILNVEKLVFDTNHRKILNKKPVNNFKDKDIFLINPSELLCENFNCDSLQVLFIVKSYVLNFGQREAIRRTWGGMTKLRSKTVFIIGYLDGIDYFVEFESEKYKDIVQLNMSDQYQNVVYKTIYALIWLSRIHITSTFIHFVDDDRFLDPLNIYDIATRTINSADLIVVGYLLNRSETVRDKSSKTYVSQDDYPFEGYPPYIIGGTILTNEKTVRTLAVAVEYTKVIQIEDAYIGMVAHSVNISLKHHAAFFAYKKNLTSFIRNGVSSPGYENTNILMRDWSLLKAKRHSIQLKTKY encoded by the coding sequence atttcaaaTGTTCCTTTTCTGTATGCTATGGATATGCTATGTGAATATGCTCTTTCAAATGAAACATCTAACGAAACATAAACATCTTAAAAATTTGTCGATTCTTAACGTTGAAAAACTTGTTTTCGATACAAATCacagaaaaatattgaataaaaaaccagtaaataatttcaaagataaAGACATATTCTTGATAAATCCTTCAGAGTTACTGTGCGAAAATTTTAATTGTGATTCTCTGCAAGTACTATTTATTGTGAAATCCTACGTTTTGAACTTTGGCCAGCGCGAAGCTATCCGTAGGACATGGGGAGGCATGACTAAACTGCGATCTAAAACTGTTTTTATCATCGGATATCTAGACGGCATTGACTATTTTGTGGAATTTGAATCAGAAAAGTACAAAGATATTGTTCAGTTAAATATGAGTGATCAGTATCAAAATgttgtttataaaacaatttatgcTTTGATATGGCTATCGAGAATACATATAACATCTACATTCATTCATTTTGTTGATGACGATCGATTTCTGGATCCACTGAATATTTACGATATTGCAACACGAACCATTAACTCCGCAGACTTGATAGTGGTTGGATATTTGCTTAATCGGTCAGAAACAGTTAGAGATAAAAGTTCAAAGACTTATGTTTCACAAGACGACTATCCATTTGAAGGATATCCGCCATATATAATTGGAGGAACTATCttgacaaatgaaaaaaccGTTCGAACTTTAGCAGTTGCAGTAGAGTATACAAAGGTTATTCAAATAGAAGATGCATATATTGGAATGGTAGCACACTCAGTAAATATAAGTCTGAAACATCATGCGGCTTTTTTtgcctataaaaaaaatctgacgaGTTTTATTCGAAATGGAGTATCCTCGCCTGGTTATGAAAACACGAACATTTTGATGAGGGACTGGAGTTTATTAAAAGCAAAGCGTCATAGTatacagttgaaaacaaaatattag
- the LOC134684035 gene encoding beta-1,3-galactosyltransferase brn-like isoform X3 translates to MFLFCMLWICYVNMLFQMKHLTKHKHLKNLSILNVEKLVFDTNHRKILNKKPVNNFKDKDIFLINPSELLCENFNCDSLQVLFIVKSYVLNFGQREAIRRTWGGMTKLRSKTVFIIGYLDGIDYFVEFESEKYKDIVQLNMSDQYQNVVYKTIYALIWLSRIHITSTFIHFVDDDRFLDPLNIYDIATRTINSADLIVVGYLLNRSETVRDKSSKTYVSQDDYPFEGYPPYIIGGTILTNEKTVRTLAVAVEYTKVIQIEDAYIGMVAHSVNISLKHHAAFFAYKKNLTSFIRNGVSSPGYENTNILMRDWSLLKAKRHSIQLKTKY, encoded by the coding sequence aTGTTCCTTTTCTGTATGCTATGGATATGCTATGTGAATATGCTCTTTCAAATGAAACATCTAACGAAACATAAACATCTTAAAAATTTGTCGATTCTTAACGTTGAAAAACTTGTTTTCGATACAAATCacagaaaaatattgaataaaaaaccagtaaataatttcaaagataaAGACATATTCTTGATAAATCCTTCAGAGTTACTGTGCGAAAATTTTAATTGTGATTCTCTGCAAGTACTATTTATTGTGAAATCCTACGTTTTGAACTTTGGCCAGCGCGAAGCTATCCGTAGGACATGGGGAGGCATGACTAAACTGCGATCTAAAACTGTTTTTATCATCGGATATCTAGACGGCATTGACTATTTTGTGGAATTTGAATCAGAAAAGTACAAAGATATTGTTCAGTTAAATATGAGTGATCAGTATCAAAATgttgtttataaaacaatttatgcTTTGATATGGCTATCGAGAATACATATAACATCTACATTCATTCATTTTGTTGATGACGATCGATTTCTGGATCCACTGAATATTTACGATATTGCAACACGAACCATTAACTCCGCAGACTTGATAGTGGTTGGATATTTGCTTAATCGGTCAGAAACAGTTAGAGATAAAAGTTCAAAGACTTATGTTTCACAAGACGACTATCCATTTGAAGGATATCCGCCATATATAATTGGAGGAACTATCttgacaaatgaaaaaaccGTTCGAACTTTAGCAGTTGCAGTAGAGTATACAAAGGTTATTCAAATAGAAGATGCATATATTGGAATGGTAGCACACTCAGTAAATATAAGTCTGAAACATCATGCGGCTTTTTTtgcctataaaaaaaatctgacgaGTTTTATTCGAAATGGAGTATCCTCGCCTGGTTATGAAAACACGAACATTTTGATGAGGGACTGGAGTTTATTAAAAGCAAAGCGTCATAGTatacagttgaaaacaaaatattag
- the LOC134684035 gene encoding beta-1,3-galactosyltransferase brn-like isoform X2: protein MTRLQNEQLFQMFLFCMLWICYVNMLFQMKHLTKHKHLKNLSILNVEKLVFDTNHRKILNKKPVNNFKDKDIFLINPSELLCENFNCDSLQVLFIVKSYVLNFGQREAIRRTWGGMTKLRSKTVFIIGYLDGIDYFVEFESEKYKDIVQLNMSDQYQNVVYKTIYALIWLSRIHITSTFIHFVDDDRFLDPLNIYDIATRTINSADLIVVGYLLNRSETVRDKSSKTYVSQDDYPFEGYPPYIIGGTILTNEKTVRTLAVAVEYTKVIQIEDAYIGMVAHSVNISLKHHAAFFAYKKNLTSFIRNGVSSPGYENTNILMRDWSLLKAKRHSIQLKTKY from the coding sequence atttcaaaTGTTCCTTTTCTGTATGCTATGGATATGCTATGTGAATATGCTCTTTCAAATGAAACATCTAACGAAACATAAACATCTTAAAAATTTGTCGATTCTTAACGTTGAAAAACTTGTTTTCGATACAAATCacagaaaaatattgaataaaaaaccagtaaataatttcaaagataaAGACATATTCTTGATAAATCCTTCAGAGTTACTGTGCGAAAATTTTAATTGTGATTCTCTGCAAGTACTATTTATTGTGAAATCCTACGTTTTGAACTTTGGCCAGCGCGAAGCTATCCGTAGGACATGGGGAGGCATGACTAAACTGCGATCTAAAACTGTTTTTATCATCGGATATCTAGACGGCATTGACTATTTTGTGGAATTTGAATCAGAAAAGTACAAAGATATTGTTCAGTTAAATATGAGTGATCAGTATCAAAATgttgtttataaaacaatttatgcTTTGATATGGCTATCGAGAATACATATAACATCTACATTCATTCATTTTGTTGATGACGATCGATTTCTGGATCCACTGAATATTTACGATATTGCAACACGAACCATTAACTCCGCAGACTTGATAGTGGTTGGATATTTGCTTAATCGGTCAGAAACAGTTAGAGATAAAAGTTCAAAGACTTATGTTTCACAAGACGACTATCCATTTGAAGGATATCCGCCATATATAATTGGAGGAACTATCttgacaaatgaaaaaaccGTTCGAACTTTAGCAGTTGCAGTAGAGTATACAAAGGTTATTCAAATAGAAGATGCATATATTGGAATGGTAGCACACTCAGTAAATATAAGTCTGAAACATCATGCGGCTTTTTTtgcctataaaaaaaatctgacgaGTTTTATTCGAAATGGAGTATCCTCGCCTGGTTATGAAAACACGAACATTTTGATGAGGGACTGGAGTTTATTAAAAGCAAAGCGTCATAGTatacagttgaaaacaaaatattag